Proteins encoded in a region of the Cydia pomonella isolate Wapato2018A chromosome 3, ilCydPomo1, whole genome shotgun sequence genome:
- the LOC133516175 gene encoding serine protease inhibitor-like, which translates to MWKVIIAACTSLVVTAPVDDRVDFSPINQFALRLLDNAYAFQENFGRQNFAISPLSVWSVFSLLAEGSAGDTFQELMKELQLPQDLKATQELHLAADSVLRSNDPDLVIHKQAALFPECSLEIHQEFCQAANMYRTGVYSVDITNTTRLADDINYYICVATEGQIRNAVKEEFLRDLRLLIVDALYFKANWTHPFDPTATREEDFYNGQGKTIGRVNMMFHKASHNVGDSNSIGAQILEMTYGKHEEFSMLILLPFEGMPLKTLLSNLVTSPLDWITDFKRDDKRPEIDVFIPRFKISSQIDLIPALKYTGIHTIFDSEKAQLPGISDSPLFVSKTIQNVEIDVREEGTVAAAATVVGLENRFLSQRFEANKEFVFMITHRKSNVILFAGVYSDPAVV; encoded by the coding sequence ATGTGGAAGGTCATAATAGCCGCGTGCACGAGCCTGGTGGTCACCGCTCCGGTCGATGATCGGGTCGATTTCTCACCCATAAATCAATTTGCTCTGAGACTCTTAGACAACGCATATGCTTTCCAAGAGAACTTTGGGCGACAAAATTTTGCTATTTCTCCATTATCAGTATGGAGCGTTTTCTCGCTACTCGCCGAAGGATCCGCAGGGGACACCTTCCAGGAACTAATGAAGGAACTTCAGCTACCTCAGGATTTGAAGGCAACTCAAGAGCTACATCTTGCGGCGGATAGCGTTTTAAGAAGCAACGACCCTGATCTCGTGATTCACAAACAAGCAGCCTTGTTCCCCGAATGTTCATTAGAGATACACCAAGAGTTTTGTCAAGCAGCTAACATGTACAGGACAGGTGTATATTCTGTTGATATTACTAACACTACCAGACTGGCTGATGATATAAATTACTATATCTGTGTCGCTACAGAAGGACAAATAAGAAACGCAGTGAAAGAAGAATTTCTTAGAGATTTAAGGCTGCTGATAGTAGACGCTTTGTACTTTAAAGCAAATTGGACACATCCTTTCGACCCAACCGCAACCAGAGAAGAAGATTTTTACAATGGCCAAGGGAAAACAATTGGACGAGTAAACATGATGTTCCACAAAGCATCTCACAATGTAGGAGACTCAAACTCAATAGGAGCACAGATTCTTGAAATGACATATGGGAAACATGAAGAATTCTCAATGTTGATCCTCTTGCCTTTCGAAGGAATGCCACTGAAAACACTACTTAGCAATTTAGTTACGTCTCCATTAGACTGGATAACAGACTTCAAACGAGACGATAAACGGCCGGAAATTGATGTGTTTATTCCCCGTTTCAAAATATCTTCTCAGATTGATTTAATTCCTGCTTTAAAATACACCGGAATTCATACAATTTTCGACAGTGAGAAGGCGCAGTTGCCTGGTATTTCTGACAGTCCTTTATTTGTAtctaaaacaattcaaaatgtaGAAATAGATGTAAGAGAAGAAGGTACAGTTGCCGCCGCAGCTACAGTGGTTGGGTTAGAGAATCGATTTCTTTCCCAGCGGTTTGAGGCTAACAAAGAGTTTGTTTTCATGATCACGCATAGGAAATCAAACGTTATCTTGTTTGCCGGTGTGTACAGTGACCCTG